In Alnus glutinosa chromosome 7, dhAlnGlut1.1, whole genome shotgun sequence, the sequence actgcacctcgtgatccgcagcgacgtcctccagatttgtagatattttgtgtatttttttttttttgttagtaacgaataactttattatatcaagattttcaaatttgttaatattgttgtgtaagtatttgttgttagtaacgaatacatttattagtacatggtattaaaatttttaaatattgttgttttgattaatttgtgtaatttgattttgtgatatttttagataaaataattttggagaattttagtaaatatatatatatatatattttaaataaaaagaaattaaaaaacagcattaaatattaagaaaaaaatcggcctattggccacgtgtataataatacacgcggccaattgtccAATTAGTGTCACCTGGATTCAccacgtgtatttacgtggccacttgcacgtggctaacagttcgccacgtgtacagtgaccgtacacgtggcgaattgCACGTggcaaaaaacatttttttttgtagtgggacAAGATCACAAGGGGTAGATTCTGTCTGGAACGTTCATCGCATTTCCTCCTTGCGCTCCTAAGCAATTCTCCCCACCTTCCATAAGCATCTCGATCAGCTTTCACATCTGACCCATCTCATTCTGATGCGCCATTTTGCATCTGAACCATCTGATTCTAATGTGCCGTTTGCATCTAACTCAGTACTTGAGCTTGAAATTGACTAACTTCATGACTCACAAGTCCAGGATCATGGGAGGCAGATGTCGATGCCCTAGACAAACTAGAGCTTGATCTGCCGGGTGTAGGTCCCATCCCCACTCCGCGGACACGTCCCAGGTATTTCACGCCCATGACCTGCACATATACATCGTTCGGTGCTGATCATTGTATTGTCCCCTGCATACATACTCTAGATGATCGATGGAGGCTCTTGCGACATTAGTTCCTCCATCTTGTCCTGTATTTTATTGAAAGTTATCTACATAAATATCATTTCTATGAGACGAAATaatcaataaaactaaaaaactctGCTAAGCCTACTAATAATTGAGAAATGTTTGATATCCCAACATctttttccagaatttggttccaacctgatgtgtcacaatcccatagGATTGTGACATATTTCCAAAAATTATAGATCTCATGAAATTGTGTTACATCAGATTGGAatcaaattctagaaaaaaagtATTTGAATGTCTAACATTCCTCCTAATAATTTAAGGGCTCCTACTACATTGTTTGCACTCACAATTTTTTCCACAACCTTCTCATTGACAGGGGtactatccttttttttttttttttttttgtgagtcaATATAAAAAGTTTGCTTCTCTTGGGGTATACGTACCCTACCCTGACGTTCTTTCCTACAAAAACAAACATTATATACAGAACCTATCAAACAATGTATCTCGAAacaaatcttatttatttacatGAAAAACATGTACCCTCTCTTTAGTGAGTCGGGTGAAGCTCTTTGACACCGAGGTGCGGGTAAATTCCTGCTTGCTACAACTTGCCCTATTCATTTCGGCcctttcataaatatatattattattaatattgtgAGAAATAAATGTATGTAGGCTATAAATAAACCAGTTCATCCGACAACCCGCCAGATACCCGTCGGTAAAACCCAACCCAAGCTAGAGCTCGTTGCTGTAGAAACCCGCTTATTATAGTAGAAACTCGCTTGATTAATAAGTGATACATATCCGACTCGCTCAACagaactcgataggggctcgcgagcctAGCTCGTATAAGGCTCGAACAACCCACTCGCCCGACTCGTTTAGAGCTCACGAGCGTAGCTCGTATAAAGCTCGACCCGACTCGCTCGCTTGACTCGTTAGCTCgatcatatatataaacaattagATTTaaaggattatatatatatatatatatatatatatatatatatatatatatatatatatatatatatatgatttggtCTGAATGACTCTCCTTGTGAGAGTTACATCCATTATATAGAGATTGTCACACATTACAAGGCTGGAAATCAGCCATTACAAATGAAAGAATAAAGCTATACAAGGTAAGAATAAAGCCTACcaaattatacaatatataCTTCTAAATATAGATTGGACTAAATAAGGTAGCACAAATCTAGCACAAATCGAGCCTTCAAATCTgctaacatcccccctcaaattgATGTTTGGCGATCGCGAAGCATCAATTTGTCAATCAAGAACTAATGGCGAGGACGAGAGAAAGCCTTGGTGAAAACATCAACGGTTTGGTGTTCAATGGAAATGTGGGGAAGAGTAATCTCCTGACGAGCAAAGGCTTCACGAATGGAATGACAATCCACTTCAACATGTTTGGTGTGCTCATGAAAATCGGGATTGGCAGCAATCTgaatagcactagtattatcagcATGAAGAGGAGTAGGAGTAAGCTGCGAAACACTAAATTCGCCTAACAACCCTTGAAGCCATACAATTTCAGAATAGGCGGACAACATAGCCTGATATTCAGACTCGATGGATGACTTCGAGACACGAGGCTACTTCTTACTCTTCCAAGAAATGAGAGCATCGCCAAGAAACATACACTAACCAATAACAGAACGACGTGTATCCGCACAACCAGCCTAGTCGGCATCACTAAAATCCTCCAACTGTTAAGAATTCCCGGAAGGGAAAAACAAGCCGCGACTAGATGTCCCTTTGAGATATCAAAGAAGACGACAGACAGCGGTGAAGTGTGTTTGGCATGGAGCCTGCATAAACTGACTAACTGGCTGAATAGCAAGCGAGATATCAGGTCGAGTAATAGTCAAATAATTCAAACTGCCCACCAGTTGCCGATACATCGAAGGATCAGATAAGAGATCACCATCCGCCTGATGCAACTTCAAATTGACCTTCATAGGTGTAAGAACTGAATTACTGTCTTGAAAGCCGGCTAAAGAAAGAAGTTCTTGGGTATGCCTATGCTGATATAAGAGCATGCCATTCGAACAAGGTTGAACCTCAAGTCCAAGGAAATTGTGACGTCCGAGAcattttgtagtaattaaaatacaatatttaggtaaataattgatagaagttaagttaatgttattaaaaatgcaaagaaaatagaaaatagaaaataatagaaaataaataaacaaaaaaagaaaaaaataataataataagaagcgTGAAGGGTCGTACGGCCCTTCATTTGAAGCAGGTGGGGCGCACACCTGCGCCCCACATGTGATGCGCCCCGTTTTGGGGCGcatccaaaagaaaagagaagggccACGCGGCCCTTctcataataaatatatatatatatatatatataaagaaggtGAGACGCCAGTgcggatctacgttttgaccaattgttttgaggtaaattgctaaattcatatttttgagtttttgggtaaaatctcataaaatgtgagtttaatcctaTTAATTATTCTTTAGGTATCTACTAGGAGGTTGCTTGAGACTACCCAAACCTTGGATTTTAGTTTGGTGAACTTTGGGTAAGATTTCTataaccctaacttttgggtataatTATTTAACTagtgttttatgtgattaaccctaagtacTGAATACCcatgggttaatattattgcGGTTAGattaacatttttaaattatgagtATGTGTTTAGAAACCCTAGAATATTATGGGTAATTTATGACATAGCCTTTGAGTGATTCAAAGTGCTACTCagtgcaattaataaaaatgaagctaaattagtgcattatattgtgttttagtgGCGCTTTGCGAGTTGAACTTAGAGTCGTCGGAATTGGTGTGTGAACggcctaaggtgagtattctactcactgaggaaccttaggaacttagatttacatttttggtacttggttgtttatgattatggaatttgttaataaaattgtttgtgattgagttgcgatatattggattgtaaattgtatggataaatggatgttgatgaatcttggttgtatttatgattatggaatttgttgataaaattgtttgtgattgagttggaatatattggattgtaaattgtatggataaatggatgttgatgaatcttagttgtttatgattatagaatttgttgataaaattctttgtgattgagttgggatataATGAATTGTAGATTGTACGGATAAATGGATGTGGATAAATCTTGGTTGTATATGGTTGCGGAATTTTGATGGAGATATGTATTGATAAATGAGTTGTGAAGTGTTaaattaagaattatgttgagatggtTTAAATTGATATGTGTGAATTATTAGGGATTGAATAACATGATGTtgaatacacacacacacacacgcacacacacacacacacacatatatatatatatatatatatatatatgtggtggAATTGTGGATGTGTGTAGATGGAAAAAATTGTTTGGACATACATGTGTAACAATAGGAGTATGATGTGGTAATTTGGATTAATGAGAACTTGTAGTTGACAGATGGTAAGTCCAATGTTGTGGTATCTGGCATAGTGGTAGGTTAAAGGGTagtagctcttggctgagatgtgtagtaagcctagcattgaagtgctagtacacgtgagatgtgtgtcCTGCGGGATGTAGCTTTATGGGCGGTGTTGTCGGTAAGTCTAGCATTGAaatgctagcacttgtgagatgtgtggtaagcctagtaTTGAAGTACTAGCACACGtaagatgtgtgccctgcgggtcgtaacTTTACGGGGGTGttatggtaagcctagcattgaagtgctagcactcaTGAGATGTGTGGAATATTGTTCATAGTATGCGTGGAATATGGTTAGTAGAAACCATGATAATATATAAATGTGATGAACAGCGTGACTTGTACTCAataatgtgttgttgtgtgaacttaatgatttgtgaataaCGCTGTTGAACCCTGCATGCAATTATGTTTGAGTatattgtatacttagtgaATTTTATATTACTGAGGCCATGGCACTTCTtattgaggcggtgaactcacactttcacctatacggatgtggctaccaccacaaccatATAGATGGAGCTTCTTTGGATGCAGGTACAGATGATGCGGAGGATGACTCTGTTGCACACTATATGGAGTACTACGACTAAGCACGTCACTTGAGTCGTAGATGTGTCGGACTCGGATAGTCCCTTatgtgtattttgtatatggctagtgtgacttataacacgtagatgtagccattcttttgtatgtatAACATatgcttaagccttaaacagatagacattaattggctcttttgtgtaatgaaCAATTCACAATTATGAAGTTGACTTCCGCAGTTAGATTTTATATTCCGTTGCATATATTATGTAactctgatatatcaggtacatgttgtGGAATGTGTACTATGTGTTGGCTTGTGACATGTAATCATGCCACTATGATGACTCATTTgtaagttttcaaaaaaaaaaaaaaaagggtcgtcacaaaaATACTACAGGGgaccaagatctttcatatgaaaCGATGAAACGAAGATTTGAGGCGTTGTTGGAGTTGCTCAATTAACTGGAGATTAGATTCTGTAATCGCAATATCATCGACATACACAAGAAGGATAACAATCCCAAGGGCAGTCTTGCTAAAGAATATAGAGGAGTCATACTGACTCTGAGTAAACGTGAAATCTAGTAGAGTAGTACGAAACTTTTCAAACTAGGCCTGGGGTGCCTGCTTCAAACCATACAGAGACCGCTTCAAGCGACAAACCTCAACAGAAGAGGTTGGAAACAAGCCAAGAGGAGTAGACATAAATATTTCTTCCTTTGGATCACCATGTAAAAATGCATTCTTCACATCCATCTGGCGAAGCGACCAACCTTTCAAAAGAGCAATGGCCATAACAGTGCGGACGATAGTCATTTTGGCCACCGGAGCGAATGTTTCCTCATAATCAAGCCCATACTCCTGCCAATTCCTAAGTGCCACTAGACGAGCTTTATGTCTGTCGACAGAGCCATCAGCTTGTAGCTTGATAGGGTAGACCTATTTGCACCCAATAAGCTTAACTCCAGCAGGACAAGGGACTACTGCATAGCTTGGTGCCAACACTCTTTAGTAGAAGCATGAGAATAAGACTTAGGCACAGAAGTAGTATAAAGGGTAGCATGAAGAGCAGAAGAAAAACCATACCAATCTGGGGGCTGGGAAACCCTAGTAGACCGGCAGGGCGCTTGAACAACAGGATCAAGTGGCGGTTCAAAGGAAGGAAGAGGCAGTGGGCGACTTCGCTGATACACAAGACCTGGCTTAAAACGAGAAGGAGTACTAGACACGTCATcaaaaggaggaagaaaaatagATGAAGACACAGGATTAGGACAGGGCAGAAAGaaatattgatttaaaaaagaaaatcacattGCGAGAAATACGAAGTTTGTTAGCATCCGCATCATAACACAAAAACCCTTTTATGAGAATTACTATAACCAAGAAAAGCACACTGAATAGATTGCCCAGCAAGGTTGTGACGTTCAATGGGAGGTAAGTGAACAAAACAAATGCAACCAAAAACACGCAGAGAATTATAATCAAAAGGAATACCAAACAAACGAGAATATGGAAATCAAGATGCAAAGTAGGAGAAGGCAGAAGATTAATTAAATAGACAGTCGTAGATAAGGCTTCTACCCAAAAtctagaaaaaacaaaagattcaaGCATCAATGTACGAACAGCATGCATCTAAAAGATGATTGAAAAATTGAgattgacttctaagtgtgtgtgtgcacaaagtgttaacaaaataataacagtgcggaaattaaataacacaagaattttttttaacgaagtgaaaaactcaatatgagaaaaaccactttggggtagccaaacccaggatatccactattcagaagacaagactagatacaaagtagtagcactcacatacccctgatgcaat encodes:
- the LOC133873237 gene encoding uncharacterized protein LOC133873237 → MAYVAQGRGRSKSLPQCYNCKEIQHIAKHYKKKFCNYCKKVGHIIRDCLVRPQNRSVPAFHTVVQSTFVPSSSTQLVVQVSSSNITPEQFQQMIISAIFALALHYVCKYDGKQHIQIADGSTVGSLGSSFTNVFMSLDLSANLISGSRASTYFEIIHSDVWGKSLVILMLNTGLVYQRSRPLPLPSFEPPLDPVVQAPCRSTRVSQPPDWYGFSSALHATLYTTSVYPIKLQADGSVDRHKARLVALRNWQEYGLDYEETFAPVAKMTIVRTVMAIALLKGWSLRQMDVKNAFLHGDPKEEIFMSTPLGLFPTSSVESQYDSSIFFSKTALGIVILLVYVDDIAITESNLQLIEQLQQRLKSSFHRFI